A section of the Petrimonas sulfuriphila genome encodes:
- a CDS encoding RNA polymerase sigma-70 factor: protein MQNGRLRDMIPCGDEKQVKKIYLQQAPQLIAFARKFVDNFTAEDIVHDVFLKFYHQNSEKFNENGIKAYLFRMVRNACLDYLEHLKVEETYVSRIQAELKIEELRWYDLNEDILFNEKINAVYDEIERLPPQCKRIFIKAYLEEEKHARIAKDLNISVRTVETQVYKALKIIRDNLMPLLLSIFFVLL, encoded by the coding sequence TTGCAAAACGGTCGATTAAGAGATATGATACCCTGTGGCGATGAAAAGCAAGTAAAAAAAATTTACCTGCAACAGGCTCCTCAGTTAATCGCCTTTGCCAGAAAGTTTGTCGATAACTTCACAGCTGAAGATATTGTACATGATGTGTTTCTTAAGTTTTATCACCAAAATTCAGAGAAGTTTAATGAAAACGGAATAAAGGCTTACCTTTTCCGCATGGTAAGAAATGCCTGTCTCGATTATCTGGAGCATCTTAAAGTTGAAGAGACTTATGTGTCAAGGATTCAGGCAGAACTGAAGATTGAAGAATTAAGATGGTATGATTTAAACGAAGATATTTTATTTAATGAGAAAATCAATGCTGTCTATGATGAAATAGAGAGACTTCCCCCACAATGTAAAAGAATTTTTATTAAAGCTTACCTTGAAGAAGAAAAACATGCCAGAATTGCTAAAGATTTAAATATCTCCGTAAGAACCGTAGAAACACAAGTTTATAAAGCTTTGAAAATAATTCGTGATAATTTAATGCCTTTACTTCTCTCCATTTTTTTTGTTTTATTGTGA